The region CTTGGCCTTTCAACGGTTTGCCTCGACCGTCAGCCACACGGACAAGCGGGAGCCCACTGGCTCAACGGCGTTCCCGGCTGGATGTTCTCCGCAGCGGGGTTGGTCCAGCCGGTAGGCGACGAGCTGGTCGGTAACCGCGAACCGTTCCATATGTTGGCGGGCCACGGACCAGCGCGAATCATCATCACCGACCACGATTTGCTCGACGTCGATATGGGCCTGCTGGTCAAACGCCTGCAGTCCCTGGCCGAGGATGCCGGCGCCGAGCTGCGGGGAGGGGTCACGGTGGGCGCTCTGACCGAGGATGGTTTGGAAACCAGTGCAGGAGTGGTGAGGGCTCGGTGGTTCGTCGACGGGTCCGGCATGTCCGGCGCGCGATTGCTCAACCAGCCTCGAGTCACAGCCGACGACATCTGTTCGGCCGCGCAAGAGGTTCGAATGGTGACGAATCGGAGAGCCGCGCTGCGCTACTTCCGTGGCTATGGCGTCCCGGAGGGCCAGACCTTGGCTTTCACCGGTACTGCCGGCGGCTTCTCGACCGTCAACCTCACGCTGCGAGGAGATCGAGTCGCGTTGCTGACCGGCAGCATTCCTGCCCACGGGTATCCGTCTGGTCGGCGACTGATCAGCGAACTCGTCGACGCGAATCCG is a window of Candidatus Nanopelagicales bacterium DNA encoding:
- a CDS encoding FAD-binding protein — its product is MLNQTRYDVAIVGAGTAGSAAALHCARLGLSTVCLDRQPHGQAGAHWLNGVPGWMFSAAGLVQPVGDELVGNREPFHMLAGHGPARIIITDHDLLDVDMGLLVKRLQSLAEDAGAELRGGVTVGALTEDGLETSAGVVRARWFVDGSGMSGARLLNQPRVTADDICSAAQEVRMVTNRRAALRYFRGYGVPEGQTLAFTGTAGGFSTVNLTLRGDRVALLTGSIPAHGYPSGRRLISELVDANPWIGERVSGGHRSIPLRRPFDRLASDRVALIGDAACQVFPAHGSG